In Debaryomyces hansenii CBS767 chromosome B complete sequence, one genomic interval encodes:
- a CDS encoding DEHA2B02244p (weakly similar to uniprot|P38894 Saccharomyces cerevisiae YHR211w FLO5 lectin-like protein) has product MGGFKGLLLALALVQFCMAATPSPCSPLTSPSLGFNAVFYPYSFRDDTSSRDLNYMNGGYKSLKPIASASGITDINFAIAAGSNSIVKGQIYGKTVTVSNFSVELTGYFLAPETGDYQLSMSVDDGALVTFGAGQAFGCCNTVSTSNDGNYALFTHWYSTSNAPGQTVSTQHLTAGYYYPMKIFYVNMQNPMSMTFKVTTPSGNVITNFKNVYTFANTDTHCPAVRPTTTVTKTWTGTNAQTTTNSATSFGTDTVEIDIPIPTVTTTKTYTGSDMTTITHTAPPGETATVEVDVPIPTTIVIKTWTGSDITTITHTASPGETATVEVDVPIPTFTTTRTWTGSDISTTTHTASIGENATVEVNVPIPTITTTRTWTGSDMTTVTHTASPGETATVEVDVPIPTVTTTRTWTGSEFVTTTHSVPPGETATVEVDVPIPTFTTTRTWTGSDISTTTHTASIGGNATVEVDIPIPTVTTTRTWTGNGTRTITHTEPVGATATVEVDLPIPTVTTTKTWTGSDMTTITHTAPPGETATVEVEVPATSNSSISSISSTYSSVPITSPFVSSSITSGAGVPSSTLNSTVSSVPFTSPHASSDISSESLTSSRSSNSTVSSVPTTSSYASSDMSSESVVSPSMSNSTVSSMSISPTISSAPASFSSMKPSSIASSESDVSSIIPSMPVIISSSSRPYYGNSSYLQSSTIDSVSSSVSLDLSSDTTSNYITPTSSMDIVSESSKNIESLATSETNEYTSVMESSESQVSPVSSSMPISENSVHFTTEYPSSSNSETFVTSAANLITIPSPTTSHNRESTIMVTDHTTLSSLSTSDSTDSNSVIPNENTSERNSNQLSTNYNSATEYGGNTGENNTPTSIVTDSLTIATTTPNTSASSKGKYEMSETISNEVSNTSTSIESVGTNSVPHNNGSGNGSNNGSGAQSYSGSNNGSGAESNNGSNNGSNGNGSNNRSGTESNNGSGNVSNSSPTETNGSTTTSAIEGTSNPSISAPASTREWATSTSGFTTSSSSPSSVSSVPTVAPMTGSGSLTKHISLSTLILSMLIAMIV; this is encoded by the coding sequence ATGGGAGGTTTTAAAGGGCTCTTGTTAGCACTAGCATTAGTTCAATTTTGTATGGCCGCAACACCTTCGCCATGCCTGCCTCTTACTTCTCCATCATTAGGGTTTAATGCCGTCTTCTATCCTTATAGCTTTAGAGACGATACGTCGCTGAGGGActtgaattatatgaaCGGAGGCTATAAGTCGTTGAAGCCAATTGCTCTGGCATCTGGAATTACAGATATAAATTTTGCTATAGCTGCCGGTAGTAACCTGATTGTTAAAGGCCAAATTTATGGAAAAACTGTGACAGTTTCAAACTTTAGTGTTGAACTAACTGGTTACTTTCTTGCCCCAGAAACTGGTGATTACCAACTTCTGATGTCCGTGGATGACGGTGCGTTGGTTACATTCGGTGCTGGTCAGGCATTTGGGTGCTGTAACACAGTGTCAACATCCAATGACGGTAATTATGCTCTATTCACCCATTGGTATTCCACATCTAATGCTCCAGGACAAACAGTTTCTACACAACATCTTACGGCTGGATATTACTATCCtatgaagatattttatGTGAATATGCAAAATCCGATGAGTATGACTTTTAAAGTCACTACACCAAGTGGAAATGTGATTAccaattttaaaaatgttTACACCTTTGCAAATACGGATACTCATTGTCCTGCTGTCAGACCCACAACTACAGTCACCAAGACATGGACTGGTACCAACGCACAAACAACCACTAACAGCGCTACATCTTTCGGTACAGACACCGTTGAAATTGACATTCCTATCCCAACAGTGACCACCACTAAGACGTATACTGGGTCTGATATGACAACCATAACCCATACTGCTCCACCTGGAGAAACAGCCACCGTTGAAGTTGATGTTCCTATTCCAACCACTATCGTGATCAAAACTTGGACAGGATCTGATATTACAACTATTACCCACACTGCATCGCCAGGAGAAACAGCTACTGTTGAGGTTGATGTCCCAATTCCAACATTCACGACAACGAGAACATGGACCGGTTCTGACATTTCGACTACTACTCACACAGCATCCATTGGCGAAAATGCTACAGTTGAGGTCAATGTCCCAATTCCAACAATTACCACGACTAGAACATGGACTGGGTCTGATATGACAACCGTAACTCACACTGCACTGCCCGGTGAAACCGCCACCGTTGAAGTAGATGTTCCAATCCCAACTGTCACAACAACTAGGACATGGACAGGCTCCGAGTTTGTGACGACCACTCATTCTGTACCACCAGGAGAAACAGCTACGGTTGAAGTCGATGTCCCAATTCCAACCTTCACGACAACGAGAACATGGACCGGTTCTGACATTTCGACTACTACTCACACAGCATCAATAGGTGGAAATGCTACTGTTGAGGTTGATATTCCTATCCCAACAGTAACGACCACCAGAACATGGACCGGTAACGGTACTAGAACCATTACGCACACTGAGCCAGTTGGTGCAACTGCAACTGTTGAAGTTGATCTTCCGATTCCAACAGTTACCACAACGAAAACATGGACTGGGTCTGATATGACAACCATAACTCACACTGCACCACCTGGGGAAACAGCCACTGTTGAAGTCGAAGTTCCAGCGACTTCGAATTCGTCAATTTCTAGTATATCTCTGACATACTCCAGTGTACCAATTACATCGCCATTTGTGTCCTCAAGTATAACTAGTGGCGCAGGTGTACCATCTAGCACATTGAATTCAACAGTTTCAAGTGTACCATTTACATCACCCCATGCCTCCTCAGATATAAGTAGCGAGTCATTGACATCATCAAGGTCACTGAATTCAACAGTCTCAAGCGTACCAACCACATCATCCTATGCCTCCTCAGATATGAGTAGCGAGTCAGTGGTATCACCTAGCATGTCGAATTCGACAGTTTCCAGCATGTCAATATCGCCAACCATATCTAGTGCCCCAGCGTCATTTTCTAGTATGAAACCAAGCTCGATCGCATCTAGTGAATCAGATGTTCTGTCGATAATACCCTCCATGCCTGTTATAATCAGTTCATCTTCACGTCCTTATTACGGGAATTCATCATACCTACAATCTTCCACAATTGATTCAGTCTCTTCATCAGTGTCCTTAGACTTAAGCAGTGATACTACAAGTAACTATATCACTCCGACATCTTCCATGGACATCGTTTCTGAAAGTTCGAAAAACATAGAATCATTAGCTACTAGTGAGACTAATGAATACACTTCTGTGATGGAATCATCTGAATCACAAGTAAGTCCCGTGTCAAGTAGCATGCCGATAAGTGAGAACAGTGTACACTTTACCACAGAATATCCTTCCTCCTCTAATTCAGAAACATTTGTGACATCTGCTGCTAACCTAATTACTATTCCATCTCCTACTACGTCTCACAACAGAGAGCTGACAATTATGGTAACAGATCATACGACTCTTTCATCACTTTCAACTTCAGATTCAACGGATTCCAATTCTGTTATTCCAAATGAAAATACTTCTGaaagaaattcaaatcaattatcCACCAATTATAATAGTGCAACGGAATATGGAGGAAACACAGGTGAAAATAATACCCCGACATCTATCGTCACAGACCTGCTTACCATTGCGACAACTACGCCGAATACAAGCGCTTCTAGCAAAGGTAAATATGAAATGAGCGAAACTATATCTAATGAAGTCTCTAATACCAGCACTAGCATTGAATCTGTTGGAACTAATAGCGTACCTCATAATAATGGATCCGGTAATGGATCAAATAATGGATCTGGTGCCCAGTCTTATAGTGGGTCTAATAATGGATCTGGTGCTGAGTCTAATAATGGATCTAATAATGGATCTAATGGTAATGGGTCTAATAATAGATCAGGTACTGAGTCTAATAATGGATCTGGTAATGTATCTAACTCCTCGCCGACTGAAACAAATGGAAGTACAACCACATCTGCAATTGAAGGTACTTCCAACCCATCCATCTCCGCGCCAGCTTCAACGAGGGAATGGGCAACTTCGACTTCTGGCTTTACgacttcatcatcttcaccATCGTCCGTAAGTTCAGTTCCTACTGTCGCACCAATGACCGGATCTGGTTCTTTGACCAAACATATTTCCTTATCAACTTTAATTTTGAGTATGTTGATAGCCATGATAGTTTAG
- a CDS encoding DEHA2B02266p (weakly similar to uniprot|P25502 Saccharomyces cerevisiae YKL015w PUT3 positive regulator of PUT genes) → MPKVNKDIKACHYCYTKKIKCRRELQTQPCKKCQDLNIKCETREHNLKITISRSLFEDQKQEIAILKEKLKSAENARISMGDRIQELESLGRPTIQPDPTDECNSFGIESTSSLHFNQNLYSLITGVKNVMNINDPPSELYQDYTRSSKLCVYSLPDKQTAVSLLNVAYKTLCFDYHLLIRKTTSFTIDQIYDNISSTSVDRNEVIRLFFLLSFGELYNTPLSKSYEGYPGLKYFKIGISFLQDLYETPTIGYIEIILLASLYFNSLNLLNYSYVYLGVAARLSMIMGLNRRSTYENISLSLHEKERYKRVWWTVYILDVFLSSNLGYSISLSNENNIDLPQGKYSLDLKLKDEFNPAFFLIKRIELAKINVSIVNEIYTSRSSENRLMESINQILSELNSFYANLILDSKDVVNNNDLEVFNRSTVSLKLRYNECVILATRPIFLSFFEINRTNSWDVNLINKETSSIIKLSEVCIQAAMSNCDILHSLFINEKISYYGYIDTNFLFSATTIILMGSSMDYFSYVTHQNSDLDLNSFMNRSVSMMEAMHGFGNLSATEFLKHITKLRSNLKSAKEATHKDNCHTSNFFLDLDFETLEQELQEYIPGEFNINPLTDSIFLHQSPSIS, encoded by the coding sequence ATGCCTAAAgtaaataaagatattaaAGCGTGTCATTATTGCTATACAAAAAAGATCAAGTGTAGACGAGAATTACAAACGCAGCCATGCAAGAAATGTCAAGATTTAAATATCAAATGTGAGACTCGAGAacataatttgaaaattaccATCTCCAGAagtttatttgaagatcaaaaacaagaaattgCCATCTTGAAAGAAAAGCTTAAGAGTGCTGAAAATGCAAGGATTTCAATGGGAGATAGGattcaagaattggaaTCCTTAGGGAGACCAACGATACAACCAGATCCGACGGATGAATGTAATCTGTTTGGCATTGAATCGACATCGTCACTCCACTTCAATCAAAActtatattcattaattacCGGCGTAAAAAATGTTATGAATATCAATGATCCACCATCTGAATTATATCAGGATTATACCAGAAGCTCGAAATTATGCGTTTACAGCTTACCGGATAAGCAAACTGCTGTCTCTCTACTCAACGTAGCATACAAGACATTATGCTTTGATTATCATTTACTAATACGTAAAACTACGTCGTTTACAATTGACCAAATATACGACAATATAAGTTCTACATCTGTTGATAGGAATGAGGTTATTCgattattttttttgctTTCCTTCGgtgaattatataatacaCCATTATCTAAAAGCTATGAAGGGTATCCTggtttaaaatattttaaaattgGAATTAGTTTTCTTCAGGATTTGTATGAGACTCCAACGATAGGttatattgaaatcattttACTTGCATCACTTTACTTTAATTCCTTAAACCttttgaattattcttATGTTTATTTGGGTGTTGCTGCAAGATTGTCAATGATTATGGGGTTGAATAGAAGGTCTACctatgaaaatatatctcTATCCTTACACGAGAAAGAGCGATATAAACGAGTATGGTGGACAGTTTACATACTTGATGTTTTCTTGAGTTCAAATTTGGGTTATCTGATTTCTCTTAGCAAcgaaaataatattgatctaCCACAAGGAAAGTATAGTTTAGATTTGAAGCTAAAAGATGAATTCAATCCTGCATTCTTTTTGATCAAAAGAATTGAGTTGGCGAAGATAAATGTGTCAATTGtcaatgaaatttataCGTCTCGATCACTGGAGAATAGGCTAATGGAATCGATTAATCAGATTTTAAgtgaattgaattctttttatgctaatttaatattagatTCTAAGGACGTTGTCAACAACAATGATTTGGAGGTTTTTAATCGCTCAACagtttctttgaaattaagATATAATGAATGTGTGATATTGGCTACAAGACCtatttttctttccttTTTTGAGATAAATAGGACCAATAGTTGGGATGTAAATCTAATTAACAAGGAAACTTCGAGTATTATAAAACTATCTGAGGTTTGCATTCAGGCAGCAATGTCTAATTGTGACATTCTACATTCTTTATTCATCAACGAAAAGATATCATATTATGGGTATATTGATACCAACTTCTTATTTTCTGCTAcaacaataatattaatggGAAGCTCCATGGACTATTTTTCTTACGTTACACATCAGAATTCTGATTTGGAtcttaattcatttatgaATAGATCGGTCTCAATGATGGAGGCTATGCACGGTTTTGGTAACCTATCAGCCACAGAGTTTTTAAAACATATTACAAAATTGCGATCTAATTTGAAGAGTGCAAAGGAAGCCACTCATAAAGACAACTGCCACACatccaatttttttcttgatctTGATTTTGAGACTTTGGAACAGGAGTTGCAGGAATATATACCAGGAGAGTTTAATATCAATCCTTTAACAGATTCTATATTCCTTCATCAATCCCCATCCATTTCTTAG
- a CDS encoding DEHA2B02288p (similar to uniprot|P23542 Saccharomyces cerevisiae YLR027c AAT2 cytosolic aspartate aminotransferase) has product MVQYEFFGDLTLAPKDEMNDLKIKLENCQSSKVDVSAGVYRGENGESYTLSSVKAAKGVLHANDPGHDYNFTLGIKNFNSMAADIIFGKDISTGGYIATCQTISGTGACSIAIKFLVDCCKLTNFYIGTPTWPNYAPMIKAANAEVVEYVHYNPLTRSLDFESVLEAISKAKMHSVFILQLCCHNPTGTDFSIDQWKILADKMQEKKIMPVFDSAYQGFGSGDIAVDAKPIRLYYAKGLQFLVCQSFSKNLGLYSERVGALHVVVCEKKLAEIVSDQLRSIFRRECSSAPAYGARLAVIIANDPKLTEQWRNDLRTIYKRLVDKRIELHDLLIKYQTPGSFDHLLNQNGLFWFSGLSKVQCKLLVEEYHIFIPSNGRVNIAGLNNSNIHYFAKSFSEVIKISV; this is encoded by the coding sequence atggTACAATACGAATTTTTCGGAGATTTAACTCTAGCTCCCAAAGATGAAATGAATGATCTTAAGATaaaacttgaaaattgTCAATCCAGTAAGGTTGATGTTTCCGCAGGAGTATATAGAGGGGAGAATGGTGAGTCGTATACATTATCATCAGTAAAAGCAGCTAAAGGAGTATTACATGCAAATGATCCCGGGCATGACTATAATTTTACCCTAGGTATCAAAAACTTCAACCTGATGGCTGCTGATATCATATTTGGGAAAGATATTTCTACTGGTGGATATATTGCTACATGTCAAACAATATCTGGAACCGGTGCTTGCAGTATAGCTATTAAATTTCTAGTGGACTGCTGCAAACTTACCAATTTCTATATTGGAACACCAACTTGGCCCAATTACGCTCCAATGATTAAAGCAGCCAATGCTGAAGTCGTGGAATATGTTCATTACAATCCGTTGACAAGAAGTCTTGATTTTGAAAGCGTTTTAGAAGCCATTTCTAAAGCTAAGATGCATTCAGTATTCATCCTACAATTATGTTGTCATAATCCCACCGGTActgatttttcaatagatCAGTGGAAAATTTTGGCTGATAAAATgcaagaaaaaaaaatcatgCCAGTGTTTGATTCTGCCTATCAAGGGTTTGGTTCAGGTGACATTGCGGTGGACGCAAAACCTATTAGATTATACTATGCTAAAGGATTGCAATTTTTGGTCTGTCAATCATTCTCCAAAAACTTGGGGTTATATAGCGAAAGGGTTGGTGCACTTCACGTCGTAGTatgtgaaaaaaaattagcTGAAATTGTCTCTGATCAATTAAGAAGTATATTCAGAAGAGAGTGTTCAAGTGCGCCAGCTTATGGGGCTAGGTTGGCTGTCATTATAGCAAACGACCCAAAATTAACTGAACAATGGAGAAACGATTTAAGAACAATCTATAAGAGACTAGTTGATAAAAGAATTGAGCTTcatgatttattgataaagtATCAAACTCCAGGCAGCTTCGATCATTTGTTAAATCAGAATGGTTTATTTTGGTTCAGTGGTTTGTCTAAGGTCCAATGTAAATTATTGgttgaagaatatcataTCTTTATTCCTTCGAATGGTCGCGTTAATATAGCCGGTTtaaataatagtaatattcATTACTTTGCGAAATCATTTTCCGAAGTAATCAAGATCTCAGTATAG
- a CDS encoding DEHA2B02310p (similar to uniprot|Q7WNI8 Bordetella bronchiseptica BB1049 putative aldolase) — translation MCSFIKNNLLEAIKHGKITFTLTVKISRTCEIVPIAKTSGYDGIFIDGEHSSLNSQIINDLCITSLGYGISPIVRVPGCDAAFITNVLDGGAQGIVIPHINTIDDVVKCVKASKFAPLGERSVSSGFPNFQFSSVGFEDASEILNANTLTIPMIETKEGLKNIKSIAKIEGVDAILIGSSDLTSELGIPLDFKNPIYLDACERIIEACNQNSIMVGIGGIQNNPEIISFFCTKGVRWFLGAQDSSCLASECKRSGQILRSITSKYLS, via the coding sequence ATGTGTAGCTTTATTAAGAATAATCTTTTAGAAGCCATTAAACATGGAAAGATAACGTTTACCTTAACTGTGAAAATCTCGCGCACCTGTGAGATTGTTCCGATTGCAAAAACCTCTGGTTATGATGGCATTTTCATTGACGGAGAACATTCCTCGTTAAATTCCcaaataattaatgatttatgtATCACATCTTTAGGTTATGGTATCTCCCCAATTGTTAGAGTTCCTGGTTGTGATGCTGCGTTTATTACGAATGTTTTAGATGGAGGCGCACAGGGTATTGTTATACCCCATATTAACACTATTGATGATGTTGTGAAGTGTGTCAAGGCTTCTAAATTTGCACCTTTAGGTGAAAGGTCTGTATCTTCGGGGTTTCCAAACTTTCAGTTCAGCTCTGTTGGTTTTGAAGATGCCTCCGAAATATTAAACGCAAATACTCTAACAATTCCAATGATTGAAACTAAAGAAGGGCTTAAGAATATAAAGAGTATCGCAAAAATTGAAGGGGTTGATGCCATTCTTATTGGTTCTAGTGATTTGACGTCAGAATTAGGCATACCTCTTGATTTTAAAAACCCAATTTACCTAGATGCATGTGAAAGGATAATTGAGGCATGTAACCAAAATAGTATCATGGTTGGAATCGGAGGAATTCAGAATAATCctgaaataatttctttcttctgcACAAAAGGAGTTAGGTGGTTTTTAGGTGCACAGGACTCCTCTTGCTTGGCTAGTGAATGCAAAAGACTGGGTCAGATTCTCAGAAGTATTACTTCTAAGTATTTATCATAA